Part of the Candidatus Aminicenantes bacterium genome is shown below.
CAAACCGGATGCGTGCTTCATGCACTGCCTGCCCGCTTTCCACAACCGCGAAACCAAGGTGGGAAAAGAGATCTTTGATAAATACGGTTTGGACGGCATGGAGGTGACGGAAGAGGTGTTTGAATCCCCCGCCTCCATTGTGTTCGACGAAGCCGAAAATCGCATGCACACGATCAAGGCCATTATGGTGGCGACACTGGGAGCCTGATCATACCAACCCTAACTCCATGAACGCCGGGCCGCCTCGGGATTTCGTCCCGTTTATCCGCCGCTTCAACAGCTATATCCGTGTCTTCAGGGGAACCGACAACTATACAAACACCAACATCGACATCAAGGCCGAACACACTCACCGTGTCTGTCGCCATTCGCTGGATATCTGCGGGTCCTTGAATCTTTCCGGCAAAGAACGAAAAGAAGCTTTCCTGGCCGCCCTGTTCCACGATGTCGGCCGCTTTTCCCAGATTCACCGCTACGGCACCTTCAACGATCGCACATCGGTGAATCATGCCATGCTGGGAGTAATTGAAATCAAGGCCAACAATTTGCTGGCGGGCATCCTCCCGGAAGAATGCCGCCGGATTCTCAGCGCGGTAATGCTTCACAACCGCCACACGCTGCCGCGGCGATTAAAACCCGCCGCCTTGCGCCTGTGCCGTGTCCTGCGCGATGCCGACAAGATGGATATCCTGGACGTGTTGATCAACTATTACACATCCAGGAAAAACGGCAGCAACCCGGCGCTGGACCTGGAACTGCCCGTGGGTTCAACCCTGTCTGATGCGGCGCTTGCCGACATCGATGCCGGCCGCAGTGTGGCCATTGAAAATGTTCAATCCATCCAGGACTTCCGCCTGCTTCAGGCCGCCTGGGTGTTCGATATCCACTCAGCCTGGGCCATGCAGCGCCTGCGTAACCTGGGACAAATCGACTGGCTGCTGCAACAATTGCCTCCGGGAAGAGGCGCAAAACGGGCGACGCGCCGTATTCACGACTACATGAAAAATTTCACTCCCACCCTTCTGCCTCGTCCAGCCGGGATGTAACGGCTTCCCATACTTCCCGCACGGAAATCGAGCGCATGCAATGGTGATCTTTGCAATCCCGCCGTTTGCAGGGAGCGCAGCTCGCATGGTGATGGATCACACGCACGCTGCGCGAATTCGACACCACGCGGCGCGGATCCGTTGGGCCGAAGAGTGCGACCACCGGGGTATGAACGGCATCTGCCACATGCATCATTCCCGAATCATTGGTAATGAACAGGCGGCACAGGGAGGCCGCGGCCACGGACTCCGCCAGGGAAAGATTGCGACCCAGGTTGATGCTGCAACCCGGCGCGGTCGCGGCCAGGGCTTCCAGGCGATCATGGTCTGCAGGGCTACCGAAAAGCAGGACGGAAAGGCGCGAATATTCAGCGGTCAGGATTTGGATCAACTGCAAAAAACGCGCGTGCGGCCACTCCTTGGCTGAGCCATGAGCCGTGCATGGCGAAATGCCGATCCATGGCGCCTCTTCCCGGGCACCAAGGTGAACCAGCCGGCGGCGCACCTGATCTCTGAATGGTTCCGGTACGGGCCAGTCGGGATCCACACCATGATCGCCATGGGTACCCAATTCAGCCGCCGCCAAGTCATTATACGCGTCAACCTGCCGCCATTCCTGCCGCGGCCAATCCAGTTTTTTGGATAAAAAAAGATCGCGGCCATCACGGCGATACCCGGTCAGGTGGCGAATTCCCGCCAGGCGAAACATCAGCGCCGAACTCATGGAGTTTGTAAACAGCAGCCCGCGTTCGGCATTACAATCCTTCAGGCGGCGGGAACCGCTCACCACTTCACGCCATCCCCTTGACAAAGGAAGCCCAATTACCGGGTGAGACAAATCATGGGAAACCAGCGGCGGCGTAAACAACTCCACCAGGTAAGGACGGGTAATCAGGATCAGGTCATGAGCAGCATAATGTGATTCCAGCAACCGCAGGGCGGGCCGGGCCATCACACAATCGCCGATCCAGTTTGGGGTGCGGACCGCCAGGGTCATTCCACGGCGGGTTGGGTTTCCTTCTCGTCTGTTTCCGGATCCGCTTCATCGGGATGCGGCTCGTCTTCAGTTGCTTTATCGGGGTTTGCATCCGTTCCAACCGTATCCGTATCACTATCGCTGCTTTCGCGCCCGGACCCATCATCCGGCTCGCCGTCGCCATCCAGGTCAGTGACATCCACTTCACTGCCTTCTTCCCCATCCACTGCTTCTTCGGAATCGCCAAAAATGGAGAGATCCGGTTTTCTGGGGGTTCCATCCGTAATCTCGTAGTTGATTAAACCACGCCTGATCTCTTCCAAGGCGATGGTAAGGGGATTCTCCGCAACCATGTCGACCTTTTTACGACCACCACGCAACAACTGCCGGGCGCGTTTTGCGGCCAGGATCACCAGGCGGAATTTGCTGTCTATGAATTCTTGCGTTTCCAAGATTGTCCTCCTTTTGCCTATAAAGCAAGCGGGGGGAATGGACCGTCCCGCGGCGGTATGCTCAGGGTAAGTCCGGGAAAACCGTTTTTATTATAGCAGAGAGTGGCATCAAACGTCAACTTCGGGCTACCAGGAACGATAAGGAGTGCCGTCGAGGGCAGTATTTTCAGACAGGCAGTACACGTCCCAGACATTTTCGCCTCCCCACTGGGAGCTGTCGCGCTTGTCCTGGAAAGAACGCAATCCCCACTCCCTTGTATTGCTTAGGGGATCCCTGGGAATCCGCCGCAGGAAACGTTCAATGCGGCGATCCCCCTCTTTGTTTCTGTACTCCAGGCCTTCCACCAGTTCATCCAGGCTTTTGGGCAGGAAATAGCGATCACTATCCATCTCGACCTTGTGTTCCATGGCGAAATCGCGATAAGAATCAATGGCGTTGCGCAATTGACGCAGCGCCCGTCGCAATTCCACCTCGTCCGCACGTTGCATGGATGTCTGGGCCACGGGCAGGGCCACCGCGGCCAACACGGCAATGATGACCACGACAACGATCAGTTCGACCAGCGTAAAGCCCGCCCGTGATCTCATCAATTTTTGCGGTCGCGATTGCGATTATCCCGGCCGCGATTGTCTCGGGAGCGGTTATCCCGGCCGCGGCTGTCACGGTTACGGGAATCCCGGCTGCGGTTATCCCGACCCTGGCTTTCGCGGTCGCGTGGCGGGCGGGATCCGCCATCTTCGCGGTCGCCGCCTTCGGGCTCCGGCTGCAACTCACGAATCGAGGCTTTGACCCGGCCATCGCGATCGATATGGATCACCTTGACCTCAATTTCCTGTCCGATTTCGTATTTCATGTCATTGATACTGGGAATCCTGCGATGAGAAATCTCAGAGATATGCACCAGGGCCGACGCTCCGCCAAGAATATCCACGAATATCCCATAATCCTCGATACGCGTAATCTTACCCGTATAAGTCATACCGATTTCCGGAGATGCGGTCAGCGCTTTGATGCGCTCCTGTACTTTGGAGCCCACTTCGTTGTTGGGCGCGGCAATGGTTACTTTGCCGTCATCATCCACGTTGACCTTGACTCCGAAAGTCGCGGTAAGCTCTTTGATGGTCTTCCCGCCGGGACCGATGAGATCGCGGATCTTGTCCGTATCGATTCGCATGGTTACCATTACCGGGGCGAATTCAGACAATTCCTCAGCCGGATGATCAATGGCGCTGTTCATCACTTCCAGAATGTGAAGGCGCGCCTCCCTGGCCTGGTTGAGAGTTGCGTCGATGATCTCTTCGCTTAAACCATCGATTTTAATGTCCAACTGTACGGCATTAATGCCTTTGGCGGTGCCCGCCACTTTAAAATCCATGTCTCCGAAATGATCTTCAAAACCGGCGATATCGGTCAGAACCACATACCGATCTTTTTCCTTGACCAGGCCCATGGCAATACCCGAAACGGCGCTGCGCATGGGGACACCGGCTTGCATGAGCGCCAGCGATGTTCCGCATACCGTGGCCATGGAACTTGAACCGTTGGATTCCAGGATATCCGAAACCACACGGATGGTATAGGGGAACTCATCGTATTTGGGAAGTACGGGACGGATGCCTTTCCAGGCCAGGTTGCCATGTCCGATTTCCCGGCGTCCGGCACCCCTCAAGAAGCTGACCTCTCCCACAGAAAATGGCGGGAAGTTGTAGTGCAACATGAAATGGCGGAAACTGTCACTGGAAGCGGCGATATCATCAATGCGCTGGGCGTCGTCTTCGGATCCCAGGGTGACCACGGCCAGGGCCTGGGTCTCGCCGCGGGTAAACACCGCGGAGCCGTGGGCGCGTGGCAATACGTCCAGTTCCACGGACAAGTCACGGATTTCGTTCAAGGCGCGGCCGTCGTTACGCTCGCGTTTTTCCAACAACCGCTGCCGGAACGAGTCGTGCTCCAACTGATGGAAAGCCCGTTTGTATTTGGGCTTCAACTCCTCATCCTCGATTTTTGCGTACACTTCGTCCTTAATGGCTGCGATCTCTTCACGGCGTTTCACCCGGTCCTGGATAAAGATAGCGTCCTGGAGACGATCACCACAGTTCCGCTCTAGTTCAGCCAGAACCTCATCATAGCGGGTGTCCGGTTCTATAGTTATTTTATCCGGATTGATCAGTTCGCGTTGGGCGGAACAAAGCTTTTGAATGATCTCCTTACCCAGAACCAAGCCCTGTTTAAGCAAATCTTCACTGAACTGGTCGCCCTCGGCTTCCATCATTACGATGTCGTCTTCGGTTCCCGCCAACAGCAGGACCATCTCGAATTCGTTCTCGTTGAGTTCATCCCGTCCGGGATTGATGAAAAAGCGCCCGTCGCGGCGGGCAACCTTAACTGCGGCTACGGGTGTATCGAAAGGAATGGTGGAGGACATCAGGGCCGCTGAAGCCCCGGTTATTCCCATGGCATCGTAATCCACGCTGAAATCAGCACTCAGCAGCAGGGCGATCACCTGGGTCTCATTAAAGAAACCCTCGGGAAAAAGTGGGCGAATGGGTCGATCGATCAGGCGGCTGAGCAAAACTTCCCGCTCCGAGGGCTTGCCTTCACGCTTAAAAAATCCGCCGGGAATCTTACCTCCGGCATAGTTGTTCTCTCGAAAATCCACCATCAAAGGAAAAAAGTCCTGGCCTTCCCGGGCCTCTTCTTTCATGTTGGTAGTTATCAGGATGCGATTATCCCGGTATGTAAGCAGGGCCGATCCGTTCGATTGCTTGGCCCAGCGATGGGTTTCAATAATCAGGGCATTTCCGTCTAAATCAATGTTTATGGTCTTTTGCATTTTTTTCTCCATTAAAAATCGGCACGCTGAATCGCGCCTTGGGGGATGTGTCGATCAAGTTTTACTTTCTCAATTTCAAGTCCTTCAATACCCGGCTGTAAGAGTTAAAATCCTTGCGCTTGAGGTATTTCAGGAGCTTTCGCCTGCGTGACACCATGGACAATAGCCCGCGGCGGGAGTGGTTGTCCTTTTTGTGGGTCTTGAAGTGTTCCGTCAGGTTTTTAATACGGGTAGTCAAAACCGCGACTTGAACTTCCTCGGATCCGGTGTCCGTCTCGTTGCGGTGGAAACGGTTAATCAATTTCCGTTTCTCCTCTGTGGTAATGCTCACAATTTCCTCCTGTCTTTCTCTATCGATTCGTAGTCGTTGACGTCATTGTATCAGAAACCGCCGCCAAAGTAAATGATTTCCCCATCAATGGCAATCGCACAAGACCCTCAGACTTAAGCCGGTATTGCGTAGCACGGTAATTAACATTATTTGTCAAGCATGTAGCTGCCTGATTGACGATTAACGGCAACGCGCCCTGCACTTTTGACTGAAACACCTTATCAATGCATGCTTCTCGTTTACTGGAAAATTAATTGCTGGTATAATCAGGTTCCCGTAGCGGAAATTTCGCCGGGGATCTGCCAAAACCGGAGGTAATGGCATGAAAACTGTGTTCAG
Proteins encoded:
- the rpoZ gene encoding DNA-directed RNA polymerase subunit omega: MGKRRTILETQEFIDSKFRLVILAAKRARQLLRGGRKKVDMVAENPLTIALEEIRRGLINYEITDGTPRKPDLSIFGDSEEAVDGEEGSEVDVTDLDGDGEPDDGSGRESSDSDTDTVGTDANPDKATEDEPHPDEADPETDEKETQPAVE
- a CDS encoding polyribonucleotide nucleotidyltransferase, whose product is MEKKMQKTINIDLDGNALIIETHRWAKQSNGSALLTYRDNRILITTNMKEEAREGQDFFPLMVDFRENNYAGGKIPGGFFKREGKPSEREVLLSRLIDRPIRPLFPEGFFNETQVIALLLSADFSVDYDAMGITGASAALMSSTIPFDTPVAAVKVARRDGRFFINPGRDELNENEFEMVLLLAGTEDDIVMMEAEGDQFSEDLLKQGLVLGKEIIQKLCSAQRELINPDKITIEPDTRYDEVLAELERNCGDRLQDAIFIQDRVKRREEIAAIKDEVYAKIEDEELKPKYKRAFHQLEHDSFRQRLLEKRERNDGRALNEIRDLSVELDVLPRAHGSAVFTRGETQALAVVTLGSEDDAQRIDDIAASSDSFRHFMLHYNFPPFSVGEVSFLRGAGRREIGHGNLAWKGIRPVLPKYDEFPYTIRVVSDILESNGSSSMATVCGTSLALMQAGVPMRSAVSGIAMGLVKEKDRYVVLTDIAGFEDHFGDMDFKVAGTAKGINAVQLDIKIDGLSEEIIDATLNQAREARLHILEVMNSAIDHPAEELSEFAPVMVTMRIDTDKIRDLIGPGGKTIKELTATFGVKVNVDDDGKVTIAAPNNEVGSKVQERIKALTASPEIGMTYTGKITRIEDYGIFVDILGGASALVHISEISHRRIPSINDMKYEIGQEIEVKVIHIDRDGRVKASIRELQPEPEGGDREDGGSRPPRDRESQGRDNRSRDSRNRDSRGRDNRSRDNRGRDNRNRDRKN
- a CDS encoding HD domain-containing protein yields the protein MNAGPPRDFVPFIRRFNSYIRVFRGTDNYTNTNIDIKAEHTHRVCRHSLDICGSLNLSGKERKEAFLAALFHDVGRFSQIHRYGTFNDRTSVNHAMLGVIEIKANNLLAGILPEECRRILSAVMLHNRHTLPRRLKPAALRLCRVLRDADKMDILDVLINYYTSRKNGSNPALDLELPVGSTLSDAALADIDAGRSVAIENVQSIQDFRLLQAAWVFDIHSAWAMQRLRNLGQIDWLLQQLPPGRGAKRATRRIHDYMKNFTPTLLPRPAGM
- the waaF gene encoding lipopolysaccharide heptosyltransferase II, translated to MTLAVRTPNWIGDCVMARPALRLLESHYAAHDLILITRPYLVELFTPPLVSHDLSHPVIGLPLSRGWREVVSGSRRLKDCNAERGLLFTNSMSSALMFRLAGIRHLTGYRRDGRDLFLSKKLDWPRQEWRQVDAYNDLAAAELGTHGDHGVDPDWPVPEPFRDQVRRRLVHLGAREEAPWIGISPCTAHGSAKEWPHARFLQLIQILTAEYSRLSVLLFGSPADHDRLEALAATAPGCSINLGRNLSLAESVAAASLCRLFITNDSGMMHVADAVHTPVVALFGPTDPRRVVSNSRSVRVIHHHASCAPCKRRDCKDHHCMRSISVREVWEAVTSRLDEAEGWE
- a CDS encoding 30S ribosomal protein S15, encoding MSITTEEKRKLINRFHRNETDTGSEEVQVAVLTTRIKNLTEHFKTHKKDNHSRRGLLSMVSRRRKLLKYLKRKDFNSYSRVLKDLKLRK
- a CDS encoding prepilin-type N-terminal cleavage/methylation domain-containing protein, whose translation is MRSRAGFTLVELIVVVVIIAVLAAVALPVAQTSMQRADEVELRRALRQLRNAIDSYRDFAMEHKVEMDSDRYFLPKSLDELVEGLEYRNKEGDRRIERFLRRIPRDPLSNTREWGLRSFQDKRDSSQWGGENVWDVYCLSENTALDGTPYRSW